Proteins encoded together in one Columba livia isolate bColLiv1 breed racing homer chromosome 3, bColLiv1.pat.W.v2, whole genome shotgun sequence window:
- the DNAH14 gene encoding dynein axonemal heavy chain 14 isoform X4 yields MSAHPEPRPVLQKPCREIREAAAAPVQHRRSVRPQQPSGTPSNPQRSPHNGPWPTAVGPSQSADLSQLEVTSRSAAMEMDEERLMQMEEQNKMLKEKLVSRLRFEAERTESSSVEQKYPILRTAVYRGSTERKYKAPITEEGMCFGNVPSGTHKEGRKESVCQPTSTSEHVTVKLKGSMTKPTAFRSEGVEHGFGISPSSPVHDFPRLSFFKQEDCVMGLEYTFSNRYNTRKTEMQTSVLEPSDHKKTREQQKLEKSYKKPVRTRVYSYDRTAIDDDVITHILRLRGKLGWETKLTSREWLARKDDMAKLQDFKLTEPLQLKDSGEYIYCLQRNRNNFKAPYNPYDLQPVSTNTAMQKEEYWTVSASFVAKFSSCHKIGETEIKPVLQWLQERQLYYRLIDLNFFSNFRMKKYFLVWKTNVRRSKMNKTK; encoded by the exons ATGTCGGCACATCCTGAACCAAGGCCGGTGCTGCAAAAGCCGTGCAGGGAGATCCGTGAGGCCGCAGCAGCCCCCGTGCAGCACAGGAGATCCGTGAGGCCCCAGCAGCCCTCGGGGACCCCCAGCAACCCCCAACGGTCCCCCCACAACGGCCCCTGGCCAACGGCCGTGGGTCCCAGCCAGAGCGCTGACCTGTCCCAGCTGGAGGTAACATCCAGGTCAGCGGCAATGGAGATG GATGAAGAACGCCTAATGCAGATGGAggagcaaaacaaaatgctgaaagaaaaattagtatCTCGTCTCCGATTTGAAGCAGAGAGGACAGAG TCATCCTCAGTGGAGCAGAAATACCCTATTCTTCGCACAGCAGTTTACAGAGGaagcacagaaaggaaatacaaagcACCAATAACAGAGGAAGGCATGTGCTTTGGAAATGT ACCTTCAGGAACACataaggagggaagaaaagaatcTGTTTGTCAGCCTACTAGCACGTCAGAGCATGTGACAGTGAAGTTAAAAGGGAGCATGACAAAACCCACAGCTTTTAGAAGCGAAGGAGTTGAGCATGGGTTTGGCATATCACCTTCTTCTCCTGTACATG ATTTCCCTCGTCTAAGTTTCTTTAAGCAAGAAGACTGCGTAATGGGCCTTGAATATACTTTTTCCAACAGAT ATAATACtagaaaaactgaaatgcaaacatCTGTTTTGGAACCAAGTGACCATAAAAAGACTCGTGAGCAACAAAAGCTTGAAAAATCTTACAAAAAGCCTGTGAGAACTAGAGTTTATTCTTATGATAGAACAG CAATTGATGATGATGTTATAACACATATCTTGAGGCTTCGAGGCAAACTTGGCTGGGAAACAAAGCTAACATCACGTGAATGGTTAGCTAGAAAGGATGACATGGCCAAACTTCAGGACTTCAAACTTACG GAACCTTTACAGCTAAAAGATAGTGGGGAATATATATATTGTCTTCAACGAAACAGGAACAACTTTAAAGCTCCGTACAACCCGTATGATTTACAGCCTGTATCTACAAATACAGCTATGCAAAAAGAAGAATATTGGACTGTTTCAGCTTCATTTGTGGCTAAG ttTTCTTCATGCCATAAAATAGGAGAAACGGAAATAAAACCAGTGCTACAATGGCTGCAGGAAAGACAACTGTATTATAGGTTAATCGATTTGAATTTCTTTTCCAATTTCAG
- the DNAH14 gene encoding dynein axonemal heavy chain 14 isoform X5 has product MSAHPEPRPVLQKPCREIREAAAAPVQHRRSVRPQQPSGTPSNPQRSPHNGPWPTAVGPSQSADLSQLEVTSRSAAMEMDEERLMQMEEQNKMLKEKLVSRLRFEAERTESSSVEQKYPILRTAVYRGSTERKYKAPITEEGMCFGNVPSGTHKEGRKESVCQPTSTSEHVTVKLKGSMTKPTAFRSEGVEHGFGISPSSPVHDFPRLSFFKQEDCVMGLEYTFSNRYNTRKTEMQTSVLEPSDHKKTREQQKLEKSYKKPVRTRVYSYDRTAIDDDVITHILRLRGKLGWETKLTSREWLARKDDMAKLQDFKLTEPLQLKDSGEYIYCLQRNRNNFKAPYNPYDLQPVSTNTAMQKEEYWTVSASFVAKFSSCHKIGETEIKPVLQWLQERQLYYRLIDLNFFSNFRKSKTVSGNIFLCTKF; this is encoded by the exons ATGTCGGCACATCCTGAACCAAGGCCGGTGCTGCAAAAGCCGTGCAGGGAGATCCGTGAGGCCGCAGCAGCCCCCGTGCAGCACAGGAGATCCGTGAGGCCCCAGCAGCCCTCGGGGACCCCCAGCAACCCCCAACGGTCCCCCCACAACGGCCCCTGGCCAACGGCCGTGGGTCCCAGCCAGAGCGCTGACCTGTCCCAGCTGGAGGTAACATCCAGGTCAGCGGCAATGGAGATG GATGAAGAACGCCTAATGCAGATGGAggagcaaaacaaaatgctgaaagaaaaattagtatCTCGTCTCCGATTTGAAGCAGAGAGGACAGAG TCATCCTCAGTGGAGCAGAAATACCCTATTCTTCGCACAGCAGTTTACAGAGGaagcacagaaaggaaatacaaagcACCAATAACAGAGGAAGGCATGTGCTTTGGAAATGT ACCTTCAGGAACACataaggagggaagaaaagaatcTGTTTGTCAGCCTACTAGCACGTCAGAGCATGTGACAGTGAAGTTAAAAGGGAGCATGACAAAACCCACAGCTTTTAGAAGCGAAGGAGTTGAGCATGGGTTTGGCATATCACCTTCTTCTCCTGTACATG ATTTCCCTCGTCTAAGTTTCTTTAAGCAAGAAGACTGCGTAATGGGCCTTGAATATACTTTTTCCAACAGAT ATAATACtagaaaaactgaaatgcaaacatCTGTTTTGGAACCAAGTGACCATAAAAAGACTCGTGAGCAACAAAAGCTTGAAAAATCTTACAAAAAGCCTGTGAGAACTAGAGTTTATTCTTATGATAGAACAG CAATTGATGATGATGTTATAACACATATCTTGAGGCTTCGAGGCAAACTTGGCTGGGAAACAAAGCTAACATCACGTGAATGGTTAGCTAGAAAGGATGACATGGCCAAACTTCAGGACTTCAAACTTACG GAACCTTTACAGCTAAAAGATAGTGGGGAATATATATATTGTCTTCAACGAAACAGGAACAACTTTAAAGCTCCGTACAACCCGTATGATTTACAGCCTGTATCTACAAATACAGCTATGCAAAAAGAAGAATATTGGACTGTTTCAGCTTCATTTGTGGCTAAG ttTTCTTCATGCCATAAAATAGGAGAAACGGAAATAAAACCAGTGCTACAATGGCTGCAGGAAAGACAACTGTATTATAGGTTAATCGATTTGAATTTCTTTTCCAATTTCAG AAAAAGTAAGACTGTCTCTGGTAATATCTTCCTATGCACTAAGTTTTAG
- the DNAH14 gene encoding dynein axonemal heavy chain 14 isoform X2 translates to MSAHPEPRPVLQKPCREIREAAAAPVQHRRSVRPQQPSGTPSNPQRSPHNGPWPTAVGPSQSADLSQLEVTSRSAAMEMDEERLMQMEEQNKMLKEKLVSRLRFEAERTESSSVEQKYPILRTAVYRGSTERKYKAPITEEGMCFGNVPSGTHKEGRKESVCQPTSTSEHVTVKLKGSMTKPTAFRSEGVEHGFGISPSSPVHDFPRLSFFKQEDCVMGLEYTFSNRYNTRKTEMQTSVLEPSDHKKTREQQKLEKSYKKPVRTRVYSYDRTAIDDDVITHILRLRGKLGWETKLTSREWLARKDDMAKLQDFKLTEPLQLKDSGEYIYCLQRNRNNFKAPYNPYDLQPVSTNTAMQKEEYWTVSASFVAKFSSCHKIGETEIKPVLQWLQERQLYYRLIDLNFFSNFRLSGSASGLALQKLDVYFPRLQQNEEILSSLEN, encoded by the exons ATGTCGGCACATCCTGAACCAAGGCCGGTGCTGCAAAAGCCGTGCAGGGAGATCCGTGAGGCCGCAGCAGCCCCCGTGCAGCACAGGAGATCCGTGAGGCCCCAGCAGCCCTCGGGGACCCCCAGCAACCCCCAACGGTCCCCCCACAACGGCCCCTGGCCAACGGCCGTGGGTCCCAGCCAGAGCGCTGACCTGTCCCAGCTGGAGGTAACATCCAGGTCAGCGGCAATGGAGATG GATGAAGAACGCCTAATGCAGATGGAggagcaaaacaaaatgctgaaagaaaaattagtatCTCGTCTCCGATTTGAAGCAGAGAGGACAGAG TCATCCTCAGTGGAGCAGAAATACCCTATTCTTCGCACAGCAGTTTACAGAGGaagcacagaaaggaaatacaaagcACCAATAACAGAGGAAGGCATGTGCTTTGGAAATGT ACCTTCAGGAACACataaggagggaagaaaagaatcTGTTTGTCAGCCTACTAGCACGTCAGAGCATGTGACAGTGAAGTTAAAAGGGAGCATGACAAAACCCACAGCTTTTAGAAGCGAAGGAGTTGAGCATGGGTTTGGCATATCACCTTCTTCTCCTGTACATG ATTTCCCTCGTCTAAGTTTCTTTAAGCAAGAAGACTGCGTAATGGGCCTTGAATATACTTTTTCCAACAGAT ATAATACtagaaaaactgaaatgcaaacatCTGTTTTGGAACCAAGTGACCATAAAAAGACTCGTGAGCAACAAAAGCTTGAAAAATCTTACAAAAAGCCTGTGAGAACTAGAGTTTATTCTTATGATAGAACAG CAATTGATGATGATGTTATAACACATATCTTGAGGCTTCGAGGCAAACTTGGCTGGGAAACAAAGCTAACATCACGTGAATGGTTAGCTAGAAAGGATGACATGGCCAAACTTCAGGACTTCAAACTTACG GAACCTTTACAGCTAAAAGATAGTGGGGAATATATATATTGTCTTCAACGAAACAGGAACAACTTTAAAGCTCCGTACAACCCGTATGATTTACAGCCTGTATCTACAAATACAGCTATGCAAAAAGAAGAATATTGGACTGTTTCAGCTTCATTTGTGGCTAAG ttTTCTTCATGCCATAAAATAGGAGAAACGGAAATAAAACCAGTGCTACAATGGCTGCAGGAAAGACAACTGTATTATAGGTTAATCGATTTGAATTTCTTTTCCAATTTCAG
- the DNAH14 gene encoding dynein axonemal heavy chain 14 isoform X6, with amino-acid sequence MSAHPEPRPVLQKPCREIREAAAAPVQHRRSVRPQQPSGTPSNPQRSPHNGPWPTAVGPSQSADLSQLEVTSRSAAMEMDEERLMQMEEQNKMLKEKLVSRLRFEAERTESSSVEQKYPILRTAVYRGSTERKYKAPITEEGMCFGNVPSGTHKEGRKESVCQPTSTSEHVTVKLKGSMTKPTAFRSEGVEHGFGISPSSPVHDNTRKTEMQTSVLEPSDHKKTREQQKLEKSYKKPVRTRVYSYDRTAIDDDVITHILRLRGKLGWETKLTSREWLARKDDMAKLQDFKLTEPLQLKDSGEYIYCLQRNRNNFKAPYNPYDLQPVSTNTAMQKEEYWTVSASFVAKFSSCHKIGETEIKPVLQWLQERQLYYRLIDLNFFSNFRMKKYFLVWKTNVRRSKMNKTK; translated from the exons ATGTCGGCACATCCTGAACCAAGGCCGGTGCTGCAAAAGCCGTGCAGGGAGATCCGTGAGGCCGCAGCAGCCCCCGTGCAGCACAGGAGATCCGTGAGGCCCCAGCAGCCCTCGGGGACCCCCAGCAACCCCCAACGGTCCCCCCACAACGGCCCCTGGCCAACGGCCGTGGGTCCCAGCCAGAGCGCTGACCTGTCCCAGCTGGAGGTAACATCCAGGTCAGCGGCAATGGAGATG GATGAAGAACGCCTAATGCAGATGGAggagcaaaacaaaatgctgaaagaaaaattagtatCTCGTCTCCGATTTGAAGCAGAGAGGACAGAG TCATCCTCAGTGGAGCAGAAATACCCTATTCTTCGCACAGCAGTTTACAGAGGaagcacagaaaggaaatacaaagcACCAATAACAGAGGAAGGCATGTGCTTTGGAAATGT ACCTTCAGGAACACataaggagggaagaaaagaatcTGTTTGTCAGCCTACTAGCACGTCAGAGCATGTGACAGTGAAGTTAAAAGGGAGCATGACAAAACCCACAGCTTTTAGAAGCGAAGGAGTTGAGCATGGGTTTGGCATATCACCTTCTTCTCCTGTACATG ATAATACtagaaaaactgaaatgcaaacatCTGTTTTGGAACCAAGTGACCATAAAAAGACTCGTGAGCAACAAAAGCTTGAAAAATCTTACAAAAAGCCTGTGAGAACTAGAGTTTATTCTTATGATAGAACAG CAATTGATGATGATGTTATAACACATATCTTGAGGCTTCGAGGCAAACTTGGCTGGGAAACAAAGCTAACATCACGTGAATGGTTAGCTAGAAAGGATGACATGGCCAAACTTCAGGACTTCAAACTTACG GAACCTTTACAGCTAAAAGATAGTGGGGAATATATATATTGTCTTCAACGAAACAGGAACAACTTTAAAGCTCCGTACAACCCGTATGATTTACAGCCTGTATCTACAAATACAGCTATGCAAAAAGAAGAATATTGGACTGTTTCAGCTTCATTTGTGGCTAAG ttTTCTTCATGCCATAAAATAGGAGAAACGGAAATAAAACCAGTGCTACAATGGCTGCAGGAAAGACAACTGTATTATAGGTTAATCGATTTGAATTTCTTTTCCAATTTCAG